The genomic DNA TCGTCAGTTTGAATTTACCCAAAAATGACCAGCAGCCCATGATGGTGGTCACAAAAAACAGAGCAGAACAAGGAAAAGATTTTACCATGGCGATAAAAATTATCTCAAATCTAAGGAACAATGAAGACAAAAATGTCTTGTGAATTATTACGGACAGATTTTATACTTTTATTGCGCACATTTTCGGTTTTAGTCGTCCACGGTTGTTTAACAAATAATCTGCATTTCCCTAAGGTACCCCGTCTTTTATGACGCACGTTTTCTATTGAACAGCGGTTAGCGCTAATCCTTTTGTGAAAAAGACTCGGCACTGCAGATTCTGATGTTATTCATGTTTTTTCTTGTAGCTCCAGCTTAAAGATCTGCTTTGCATTGCCGGGTTTCCTGATGGTAAGTATTTATTCTCTTTGAATCTGTTCCCATTTTGTCAACTTAAGTTACACGGGTGTCACGGAAAGCTAGGACTGTTCCTAGTTCGGATTGCAATATTATAGTGTGCTGCATTACATGTGCTGCGCATGGGATTGGCCAGAAATCCTGCTGCTCGAGTAGCGGATAGTGAGGACAGTTCCAGTGGCATTGGAACTGTCCACATGCACTCGTTCACAATTTTCTGCGCTTGATGGTGCTTTAGTTGCTTATTCATTCGATTCTACGTTTCTGGAAgggcttggatttttttttaactgatgtTGGGCCATTTCCATATAACGGTTAGTCTACAGTACAGGCGTCTTATTGTTGAGTGCAACTTGACTTTCTTGCGCACGATTATTCACGGAGCCGTCATGTTGTATTTGAGATGAATCAGTGCTCCACCACTTGGAAGCAACTTTTCTTCCTCCTCAACctcctttttcttcaaaaattcaacGTGGCTGCCAAGCAGTTCGCGACGAAGCAAAATTGAGCGCTTGTCCGTGAAAATACGACTTCACTGTGAGTTAAGGTGGAGTTAATGGGAGCACTTCAAATCGTTTAAtagttattttgtaattttctaGAGAGTTATTATGGTTTTGGCTTTTGGTTCCCAGTTGAAAACCTCTCCGAAAACAGTGTGGGTCAAATCAAGGAAGTGCTTCATTACATTTCGAAAACCATAAATCGTAGATAAGAGCAAAAAAACTCATTCCAGAGCTGTTATTGGCTCATTTATCAGACTCGAGAGAATGGGGCTGCATTTATGAGGTAACAGGCAACGATAAAATGGTTTATTGGCTTCTATCTTGACAGAATGCATGCATCCTCAGCCGTTTAACTACAGTGGTCCAGACTCCAAACTAGATATGGTAAGATATATGGTTATACTCCAAGAACAATGCAGCTCTTAGTTTTGCGAAACGTACATGAATCTCGTGGCTAGAAGCGACACACGGCCAGCCGAATCAAAAACAGTTCCCGGCAACTTTAGTAACCCTTAGTTCCCAAGGTACTATTCGTAGGCAATGTAGACTGCACGTAGTACGTTCAACGAAGGAGAACAATTCATAACTTTGCCAAAACCCCTGATTTCCTGGTGTTCTGTGCGAGCGAGTTCGAAGCCGAAAATTTCTCCATTCATTTTCTGGTGTTAATATTGACTATCTCCTTACTTCAATTTGAAAAGTCGTCCGTTCTTTCTCCAGCCACTCGAGGCTTTGCCAGTCGGTGGCCCTAGACCCCTCACTATTTCCAAATAAGGAGCTTGCTTGCAAACCAGTTAAAACAGTTACGGTGCTGTCTTGTATTTCGACACTAGCAGGATTTACTCACCGAAAAGTTGGAAAGCCCTCCATTTATTAATCCCTTATCAATGCTAGTCGTATGTGATGACATGTTTGGTTTTAGGTTGTTGCGCTGCTGTGTCTTGGTTTGTACCCCAATGTGTGTGTTCATCGAGAGAAGCGAAAGGTTTTGACAACTGAAGGCAAAGCTGCGTTGATCCACAAATCTTCGGTGAACTGCTCCAATAGGGAACAAACGTTTCCGTCTCCTTTCTTTGTGTTTGGTGAGAAGGTAAGACAACGATGCCTCAGGAACCATTTCCTTCGTAGTACGCGTTTGAAATAGGTAGGGTGAAGGACAATTGTGCTCGCTCGAAGCGCTTGTGTTCGAGTTCACGCTTTCTATTCCTAGCGCCTGCCTGACGAAAAGATAGAAAcaatagcccttatgcgtgatgacgtcgaactagctgatttcaccaccaagcctcgattTCGAAAATCAAATTTGCAAACTTATCTTTAGCTGAAACCCCAAGAAGCAGACTTGAAAAGGTTACTCACGTGCGAACAGTATTTCACATCCAGataatgtaaataattttgtgcaaacgacgcttggtggtgaatttttgagcatatgtCGTAATCATACATAGGGCCTATTCCTTTGCAAAGTGGTGAACGTAACTTGAAACTTCGCTAAAATTAATCAAAACTCCTAGAGCAAGAAAGCCTATCATCATCACCCATAAGCAGAATATTTTTTCCAAGAACGCCATCACACGAGTCGATATATTATCTCCATGCATGGCCAGCCGCTATGGTCAAGCCTGCGTGTAGCCAGACAACTCCAGCTTCGTTTCTCACATATttgtgtgttgtttttttttgtttgctgtaGATTCGCACGCGCGCTGTTTCGTGCAAACAGATGACCATGGTAAATCCTCTCCAGTTGTTGATGTTCAGTCAGAGTAAAGTCGAATCTGAAAACGGTATCGTCAGAATGGACGACTGGTGAATATTCTCATTTCTATTTCTAAGTTGTCGCTTACGTCACTCattaaggagtttaagaaacctcGCCGGCCACGGCGACGAAAgtgtcacttcaaaatataggTTTGAggtattctaagtatttcatgattattccattttgtttatattatacaatatgggcgaagtgtcctataattGGATTGGTACGGAAGGATTTgatttgtccacgttgtcgtcaaaaccttaaatttgttcatttcacgcagtagttttgacgagtacgcgagagaaatgtttaaaaatgcgtgccacacgtgcagcacgatcattttggttattttaaccaataatattactgctttttgacGTTaccgtcgccgtagccgtcgtcgtttcttaaactccttattGTCATACAAAGGGAGGTCACGCGACTTCGACTACGCGGTTTCGAGGATGCTCTTGTAAACTCTAAGGTAGCATTAGATGTAGCACCAAGCAGTTATTGTAAGGCTTTCAACTTCTAAAACATGCAGCAGCTGTACCGGATTTATTTTGGTTTACAAGTGAAGTAGAAGCGTTGAAAACGTATTGTTCTGTAATCCACAAAACATTAagtgtggaggcagtgtggctcagtggttagggcgcttgccttgagatccggagatcccgggttcaagacccgctctgaccactcgctgaatttgttcctagtagtccctggttcaaattcccagctgcacttgtaaatagccaactggtttgcctccggccagttgggattcttaacagttgttgttgttctgttccttcgtttcgttgttgttcattggccctgaaaagcccctatggggagcggtcaattacgtatgtattgtattgtattgtaagttcaatgaacaaaaacaaaggctgtgCAGGCCCCGCACGTGCTTTCTACGTGTCGGTAAATTTCTTAATTCGTCATGTTTATCGCcatgacaacgacgtgaaatgtcGCGTGGTGGACGCGAGAGCCTGGCGATAAATCTTCATTGCGTTCTGCAAACGTCCAAACCATTCATACCAgttttttttcctggaatgttgatgcacactttccatgccAAATGACAGGAAATTATCACAATAACAGGAAATTATATGCCTagataacgttctcgtagcTGTCGTTGTTGTCAGGACAAGATTTCCGAGTCTCTCAAATTTTTAAGCATAAACTAAGCAATAACTTCCCCTTTCCTTATCCTACAATAGTGAAAGAACGTCTGGATCAGTTTGGAATAAGTGGATCGTGGAATGTAAACTCACTTTCAGAGAAAAGTTGAAAAGGGGCACTATTTCACGcatccttgttttgttttctgtcagGTTGCAGTTTCGTTTTGTTCATCATCAAGCTGCGATGGTTGTAGCACTACGTCATGCACTGGATTACCTGTTAGTTCGTGCCGCTACCACGCCCTCAGTCATCGCTGAACCCAATCACATGGACGAAAAAATACTGCATGCCATCAAGTCACTGTCGCGAGCTAATGCTGGCACCTTTGGTGTGCAAAACCGACCGGGTGGAAATCAATTTCCTCCGCGGGGGCACCCCCCTGGGTAAGTCAAGGTTTGAGTGcatcttttattttgaaagtgtttgctTCACACCTGattgccaaaattgccaaaGGCTGtatactttgagtgtaagttttggatttcacggtccgcagttactcacgttcaaaactgaccgattggacctcagaggattCGAttcagggaaaagtgacgtcatttactcactggcCTAAAAtctcagcgtgtgaatgcagatTATTATATATGCAATACACGAGTTTaagagtctgaaagcccaaaactcccggtCTGCATACTAATTCTGCgccgtacacacgcattgcattcttaaaaactagtgagcctttgacgtcgttttctcctcgatccagctctctcaagatctgacagttagtaatggcggaccatagatcgaatgcataaatggcggccaaaaaaatattcttttgtttatatgctaattagactcactagcctcgtatGCATATacaatgttgcttgagagcgaggctagtgagcctaattagcacataaacaaaagaatatttttttggccagccatttatgcattcggtctattaaaTAGGAAAAGTCCAGTTAAAATAaggaggtgtctttttgaaatcaaggcttaaaactttggtcgcctagtgtttagttaacatatttttgaaatctgaagaaaaatacGAATTgcttttttggtcacagtggtGCTTTAAACGCTGTCCGCGGTCGATACgatattaaggacgttcgcgctaattgtttgtgcgcaacgttactgcgcatgtaacgcgactgtaatatgtcacgcattactttgagcattagtgaagttgaggttttaaaacctttgcaaaaactgTGGACGGTAAGttttgcacagcgttggatcagagaagatcgtgattaGTCAAAATTGatctaaaatatttatgaaagtcaagtagactactgcacgaccgatattcgcgaggttttatcagtcgtgctctagtctacttgactttcatacaaatttttcaagcaccagttaaaataacatggcgacaaaaacgccgaggaaaaaattgcaggccggcaaaagaatggcacatttatttccgaatcatcatgaaacttcaaagagaagtgagcgggaggatggaaaagctctggaaaaggtagctgatcgagtagactagtggctaaaagtttgcaaaaagtcgtggacgaaccgttacgtaaatttaatggggctatttctttttaatgtttttattaccctacgaatttaagttcaaagtgaatgcatgtttttaaagttcttttcctttagtttcgtaaaaattgaggagtattttcgtcctcgtccgcttgaatagtgcggacctgcgggGAAACtgtcagcgattgaatttcacaaaaaacacactccagaggatgagcatgacagcaatggggagatattatacaaaacaccaaccaaatgaagatgacccctgcttaaaacgtcgttgctatgctcgaaaaaggttttttttttcggtaaaaacctttcatctcttcaacgatcgatcctctcttgggttccagtccttgcccgacaggtcacgcaaaagcgtgacaaacgaacttttccatgagctttgcaaaatcacatcgattttactcgttcagatcatcggtgacccctattttttaaatcatgaatcacttactttacttactatctacaaaatatgatgaaataaaaaaattctcaccgtaagaagttatctttttttaacattttctttcctcgtgccatcgaattccggtagtggttgcaacggatagagcttacgaaaacactcgtcgaggatgaactctactgtttaccacatccctagcggcata from Montipora capricornis isolate CH-2021 chromosome 2, ASM3666992v2, whole genome shotgun sequence includes the following:
- the LOC138037679 gene encoding ATP-dependent RNA helicase A protein-like; the protein is MEQCCGDAMCTIAASTSFPEPFETPTDRKRLGWVHKKFSGTRHSDHIALLSAYQAWEDARSEENESAEIYFCENHQLNLSTLRMTSEAKLQLKDLLCIAGFPDECMHPQPFNYSGPDSKLDMVVALLCLGLYPNVCVHREKRKVLTTEGKAALIHKSSVNCSNREQTFPSPFFVFGEKIRTRAVSCKQMTMVNPLQLLMFSQSKVESENGIVRMDDWLQFRFVHHQAAMVVALRHALDYLLVRAATTPSVIAEPNHMDEKILHAIKSLSRANAGTFGVQNRPGGNQFPPRGHPPGLMHRGGRGGPPPRRGYQGPRHYRGNNQGGGFRGGRGGGFRGFRGFRGGRF